Proteins encoded together in one Lagopus muta isolate bLagMut1 chromosome 3, bLagMut1 primary, whole genome shotgun sequence window:
- the FZD6 gene encoding frizzled-6, whose product MGVLVFFVPYSLLLTVVQGHSLFTCEPITISRCSRMPYNMTFFPNIMGHYDQDTAALQMEPFLTLMNLHCSPDVHTFLCKAFVPACLEQVHVIHPCRNLCEKVYSDCKQLIDTFGITWPEELECSRLVNCDESAPATAPVTTNAHGTQKTPGQTRRDFGFWCPRHLHTSNGQGYKFLGIDQCAPPCPNMYFKNYELDVAKSFIGIVSIFCLCATLFTFLTFLIDVKRFRYPERPIIYYSVCYSIVSLMYFIGFLLGNRTACNRADDKLEIGETVVLGSQNKACTVLFMVLYFFTMAGTIWWVILTITWFLAAGRKWSCEAIAQKAMWFHAVAWGIPGFLTIMLLAMNKVEGDNISGVCFVGLYDVDASLYFVLLPLCLCVFFGLSLLLAGIISLNHVRQVIQHDGRNQEKLKKFMIRIGVFSGLYLVPLVALLGCYVYELVNRKIWETTWVFDHCDQYHIPCPYQAKALARPEIFLFLMKYLLTLIVGISPVFWVGSKKTCSEWANFFNRNRKRDPISESRRVLQESCEFFLRHNSKVKHKKKHYKSSSHRLKVISKSMGTSTGGTTNHGTSAVAITNHDYLSQETVAEIKTSPETSEKEMEADGTSAQKAEEGENSGNQMLSISKLTVDQAEKRNKADSMCDMSSLSESLKRIGEGRVTPRNDFIESPPLQSSSSQIADVSQSGSISLLVYSAADGRKELDSGNSSNH is encoded by the exons atggggGTGCTTGTGTTCTTCGTGCCTTATAGCTTGCTTCTGACTGTAGTGCAAGGGCACAGCTTATTCACGTGCGAACCGATTACTATTTCCAGGTGTTCAAGAATGCCTTACAATATGACTTTTTTCCCAAATATCATGGGGCACTACGATCAGGACACTGCTGCACTCCAGATGGAG ccTTTTCTTACTCTCATGAATCTTCACTGTTCACCAGACGTCCATACATTTCTGTGCAAGGCCTTTGTTCCTGCCTGCCTGGAGCAAGTTCATGTGATTCACCCTTGTCGTAACCTCTGTGAGAAAGTGTATTCCGACTGCAAACAACTGATTGACACTTTTGGAATCACATGGCCTGAAGAGCTGGAATGTAGCAG acTAGTCAACTGTGACGAGTCTGCTCCTGCCACTGCTCCTGTAACCACCAATGCACATGGAACTCAGAAGACCCCAGGGCAGACACGAAGGGATTTTGGATTCTGGTGTCCACGGCACCTACACACTTCCAATGGACAAGGCTACAAATTTCTGGGCATCGATCAGTGTGCACCACCGTGTCCCAATATGTACTTCAAAAATTATGAATTGGATGTTGCAAAAAGCTTCATTGGGATAGTTTCAATCTTCTGTCTCTGTGCTACGCTTTTCACATTCCTTACTTTTCTGATTGATGTTAAAAGGTTTAGGTACCCAGAGAGGCCGATCATCTATTACTCCGTCTGTTACAGCATAGTGTCTCTAATGTACTTTATTGGATTTCTTCTTGGGAATAGAACTGCCTGTAACAGGGCAGATGATAAGCTAGAAATCGGGGAAACGGTTGTTCTGGGCTCCCAAAACAAAGCCTGCACGGTCCTTTTCATGGTTTTGTACTTTTTCACGATGGCAGGAACAATATGGTGGGTGATTCTGACAATCACTTGGTTCcttgcagcaggaagaaaatggagtTGTGAAGCTATTGCACAGAAGGCCATGTGGTTCCATGCAGTTGCGTGGGGGATACCTGGTTTTCTAACCATTATGCTTCTTGCAATGAACAAAGTGGAAGGGGACAATATCAGTGGAGTTTGTTTCGTAGGTCTCTATGATGTGGATGCCTCTCTGTACTTTGTGCTTTTGCCGTTatgcctttgtgttttctttggtcTCTCTCTTCTGTTAGCTGGTATTATCTCTTTAAATCACGTGCGCCAAGTCATACAGCATGATGGCAGAAACCAAGAGAAGCTAAAGAAATTCATGATCAGAATTGGAGTTTTTAGTGGTTTATACTTAGTGCCGCTTGTGGCACTGCTTGGATGTTATGTCTATGAACTGGTGAACCGGAAGATCTGGGAAACAACTTGGGTGTTTGACCACTGTGACCAGTACCATATTCCTTGTCCATACCAG GCAAAGGCGCTCGCAAGaccagaaatatttctgtttctgatgaaATATTTGCTGACATTAATTGTTGGCATATCTCCAGTGTTCTGGGTGGGAAGTAAAAAGACCTGTTCGGAGTGGGCCAATTTCTTCAACAGAAACCGCAAAAGAGA tccAATCAGTGAGAGTCGAAGAGTACTACAAGAATCATGCGAATTTTTCTTGAGGCACAATTCCAAAGTTAAGCATAAGAAGAAGCACTACAAATCAAGTTCACACAGATTGAAAGTAATTTCTAAGTCAATGGGAACTAGCACAGGTGGCACAACGAATCATGGGACTTCTGCAGTAGCAATCACCAATCACGATTACCTGAGCCAAGAAACTGTTGCAGAAATTAAAACTTCTCCAGAGACATCTGAGAAAGAGATGGAGGCGGATGGAACATCAGCCCAAAAAGCTGAGGAAGGTGAAAACAGTGGAAATCAAATGTTAAGTATTTCTAAACTGACCGTGGATCAGGcggaaaaaagaaacaaagcagacagCATGTGTGATATGAGTAGCTTGTCTGAGAGCCTGAAGAGAATTGGTGAAGGCAG GGTAACTCCCAGGAATGATTTTATTGAGTCTCCTCCGTTACAGAGCAGCAGTTCCCAAATAGCAGACGTCTCCCAGTCGGGCTCCATATCACTGCTTGTCTACTCAGCTGCAGATGGCAGGAAGGAGCTGGATTCAGGAAACAGTTCAAACCATTGA